One window from the genome of Clarias gariepinus isolate MV-2021 ecotype Netherlands chromosome 15, CGAR_prim_01v2, whole genome shotgun sequence encodes:
- the fgf4 gene encoding fibroblast growth factor 4, which yields MSVHSALLPLLVLGLVASSVRCAPLPVERRWETLYSRSLARIPGEKREVNRDSEYLTGIKRLRRLYCNVGIGFHLQVLPDGRITGVHNENRYSLLEISPVERGVVTLYGVRSELFVAMNSKGKLYGSAHYSDECKFKETLLANNYNAYESMAYPGMYIGLSRTGKTKKGNRVSTAMTVTHFLPRI from the exons ATGAGTGTTCATTCGGCCCTCTTGCCGTTACTGGTGTTGGGGCTCGTGGCGAGCTCGGTGCGCTGCGCACCTCTCCCTGTGGAGCGACGCTGGGAGACTCTTTATTCGCGCTCTTTGGCCCGGATTCCCGGGGAAAAGCGAGAAGTCAACCGGGACAGTGAATATCTCACGGGCATTAAGAGACTGCGGCGCCTCTACTGCAACGTGGGCATTGGGTTTCATCTCCAAGTATTACCCGACGGTAGGATTACTGGGGTGCACAACGAAAACCGTTACA GTCTTCTTGAGATATCTCCGGTCGAGCGCGGAGTCGTGACACTGTACGGCGTCCGGAGCGAGCTATTCGTGGCCATGAACAGCAAAGGGAAACTCTACGGATCT GCACATTACTCAGACGAGTGCAAGTTTAAAGAGACGCTCTTGGCAAACAACTACAACGCGTACGAATCCATGGCATACCCGGGCATGTACATCGGACTGAGCAggacaggaaaaacaaaaaaaggaaaccgAGTGTCAACAGCAATGACGGTGACACATTTTTTGCCGAGAATCTGA